In Excalfactoria chinensis isolate bCotChi1 chromosome 3, bCotChi1.hap2, whole genome shotgun sequence, one DNA window encodes the following:
- the SCCPDH gene encoding saccharopine dehydrogenase-like oxidoreductase — protein sequence MAAGSGEAAQRPYELVVFGASGFTGQFVVEEVARTASGGELRGPLRWAVAGRSRNKLQEVLERAAERLGKTALGPEVGVLLCDVGDPASLAAMAKQTRVVLNCVGPYRFFGEPVVKACVENGASCIDISGEPQFLEGMYLKYNEKAAEKKVYIIGSCGFDSIPADMGVLYTRDKLKGTLTAVESFLTVKSGPEGSCIHDGTWKSAVYGLADQGNLKALRKKIGYSPVPVIGAKLKRRGLVFYSQEFKQYSIPFMGSDVSVVKRSQRYLHSQLQETPVQYGAYVTVGGLGSVMKLMFAGILFLLLVKFSFGRKLLTKYPEFFSAGRFTKKGPTQKQMDGTSFTMTFFGEGYSEGQDPQNGKPNVKICTQVKGPEPGYVATPIAMVQAAVALLEDSAHLPKEGGVYSPGAAFSKTKLIDRLNRRGVEFSVISQPEV from the exons ATGGCGGCCGGCAGCGGGGAAGCGGCCCAGCGGCCTTACGAGCTGGTGGTGTTCGGGGCCAGCGGCTTCACCGGGCAGTTCGTGGTGGAGGAGGTGGCGCGGACGGCGAGCGGCGGAGAGCTGCGCGGCCCCCTGCGCTGGGCCGTGGCCGGGCGCAGCCGGAACAagctgcaggaggtgctggagcGGGCGGCAGAGCGGCTGG GGAAAACGGCGTTGGGCCCGGAGGTCGGAGTGCTGCTGTGCGATGTGGGCGACCCGGCCTCGCTGGCCGCCATGGCGAAGCAGACCCGGGTGGTGCTCAACTGCGTGGGCCCG tATAGATTTTTTGGAGAGCCTGTAGTGAAAGCTTGTGTGGAAAACGGTGCAAGCTGCATTGACATCAGTGGAGAGCCCCAG TTTCTGGAAGGAATGTACctgaaatacaatgaaaaagctgcagagaagaaagtgtACATCATTGGAAGCTGTGGCTTTGACTCCATACCAGCTGATATGGGAGTGCTGTACACCAGAGACAAATTGAAAG GTACCTTAACTGCTGTTGAAAGTTTCCTGACAGTGAAAAGTGGACCTGAG GGTTCTTGCATACACGATGGAACCTGGAAGTCAGCTGTTTACGGCCTTGCAGATCAGGGCAACCTGAAGGCACTTAGAAAGAAGATTGGATATTCCCCTGTTCCAGTCATTGGTGCAAAACTTAAGAGAAG aggaCTTGTGTTTTACAGTCAGGAGTTCAAACAATACTCAATTCCATTCATGGGATCTGATGTTTCTGTTGTGAAACGGTCGCAGCGCTATTTGCATTCACAGTTGCAGGAAACACCA GTACAGTACGGTGCTTATGTGACTGTAGGTGGTCTTGGCTCTGTAATGAAGCTGATGTTTGctggcattttatttcttcttcttgtgAAATTTAGCTTTGGAAGAAAACTCCTGACAAAA TACCCAGAATTTTTCTCTGCTGGACGTTTCACAAAGAAAGGACCAACCCAGAAGCAG ATGGATGGGACCTCCTTCACAATGACGTTTTTTGGTGAGGGTTACAGTGAGGGGCAGGATCCGCAGAATGGCAAACCAAATGTAAAGATCTGCACTCAAGTGAAGGGACCAG aGCCTGGCTATGTTGCTACACCGATTGCAATGGTTCAAGCAGCTGTAGCTCTTCTGGAAGATTCAGCTCATCTGCCTAAAGA AGGTGGTGTGTATTCTCCAGGAGCCGCCTtctctaaaacaaaactgattgaTCGCCTCAACAGACGCGGTGTTGAGTTCTCTGTTATCAGCCAGCCCGAAGTCTGA